The proteins below come from a single Xenopus tropicalis strain Nigerian chromosome 9, UCB_Xtro_10.0, whole genome shotgun sequence genomic window:
- the cobll1 gene encoding cordon-bleu protein-like 1 isoform X3: MNILLCCNRRKAKGKAPLPPGEGKYSENSPSFDSSDSHHFSMDQKENIIDRDIDLTVVLPGEKTAMATVHGSKPTLDLLIFLCGQYRLNPSSHTIDLISSEGSQIKFKPNTPIGMLEVEKVVLKSKVPDDKNKKPFPAAPEQTVRVVINYRKTQKTVMRVSPQVPLHEFFLSICNKCEFDPVHTVLLKDHQSPRPLDLNKSLNDLGIRELCAVDRSKATSPSDLKPPPLQEACQNLEAKPHEDKGFFNFFRRSKKKRDQTSSAPTTPQLNKARFDAAQRINMVPKSYDSNTMPSMPSELPKKRRAPLPPMHPPQSAQNSISRGQVRTSSCIVKSTLHETEKAVPGIDRSRTGSLQLSGSSSFNSPLRRTKRKAPLPPSPPPNSSQDGNYENGTEKAQVSEEVIYEKRVSEEERQDTTAPAADISEPPLEDIKEKEETTFSYEIESEGDKTEDVSVSSVSTDAMGDVAEESFHSGSDMANGSKTSEEEIMIISDKSSPVKVDDIAAGSATLEYDHKSHIGNGTSTQMTKTEDDTRATKIKILHIITELQTLPCVEHSEHMITDIQDNATVSVSETEGTLDHSSPTKAKMQDSAVQTVSFDSGVEMNGIKESSQTVEPSLEHLTVSHKDVEINGQSPVPPQVTHQHVEVSKKELQAPEVEKTSMEIPSAKETMHTQTDIEMEKMVESPLKSPSKSHQLYIQDSEPKPKPSNEITRDYLPKIGMTTYKIVPQKSFDAETENGNYDSSAQHDKWLQSPTGTKNVSPIQAAREAFFSELSSAVKNGSHSPQLKAKVNPMNLTYVNNTVTSPKEHPGLTRSLSSAPVLKSEKSNVPETKPVSVKAPSSFYLQMQRRASSLYVTSAAAKVPKPSSSPTNNTFINLGKDTLPTTIKTLPPSLEAAQVTTKQEENISDGSMLCAENKSLQRNLEPVAVSQITSKTPSPREDIYLPSSGHNDLHRDKPTLEEMESEVQSLRECSQLTQKPRLDVRLPSISEDEQAKGLTEERMVETVSGTFSVATNSVYTSLNITEMDNKFTHANRESFIVNAGEEHLESPSFSAKIESENSLSAGVKNFEVKTEPLNVSPEVTKHFDVEDKTRHYEDSLTSSSQTVRSPSSPTGPAVTMSLQKLRTFATPRPFSSCNSSSFAPTSSLAIRRSQSFTSSSAPVKQPLKSTGWTSVVSPTEAEFRNDSSSFSENSQEQSEDRTLTPEIKYRVHSPPPVAEKKTTVSFDTSDPELIRQNLLAAIRSGEAAANLKRVPVQSNTISINGRSRLSHPVFSETQEEL, translated from the exons ATGAATATACTCCTCTGCTGTAACCG GAGGAAAGCCAAAGGCAAGGCGCCTCTTCCTCCGGGAGAAGGAAAATACTCGGAAAATTCCCCATCCTTTGACTCTTCCGACAGCCATCATTTCAGCATGGACCAGAAGGAAAACATCATTGATCGAGACATTGATCTCACTGTAGTTCTACCTGGAGAGAAGACCGCAATGGCTACGGTTCATGGCAG caAACCAACCCTCGACCTGCTGATATTCCTGTGCGGACAGTATCGTTTAAACCCATCCTCCCACACTATAGACCTGATTTCATCAGAAGGAAGCCAGATCAAGTTCAAGCCAAACACACCTATTGGAATGCTAGAAGTGGAAAAAGTCGTTTTAAAATCAAAAGTTCCAGACGACAAAAATAAAAAGCCCTTTCCTGCCGCACCAGAG CAAACTGTTCGAGTTGTGATAAATTACAGGAAAACACAGAAGACTGTTATGAGAGTCAGCCCACAAGTTCCTCTTCATGAGTTCTTCCTCTCCATCTGCAATAAGTGTGAGTTTGATCCAGTGCACACCGTGCTGCTAAAGGACCATCAGTCCCCAAGGCCCCTGGATTTAAACAAGTCTTTAAATGATCTTGGCATAAGAGAACTGTGTGCAGTAGATCGCagcaaag CTACTTCTCCATCAGATTTGAAGCCCCCACCTTTGCAAG AAGCCTGCCAAAATTTGGAAGCCAAGCCGCATGAAGACAAAGGATTCTTCAATTTTTTTCGTAGGAGTAAAAAGAAACGAGATCAA ACATCCAGTGCtccaacaacccctcagctcaaTAAAGCAAGATTCGATGCAGCACAGCGGATAAATATGGTTCCCAAATCCTACGATTCAAACACCATGCCCTCTATGCCCTCTGAGCTGCCAAAGAAAAGAAGGGCCCCGCTGCCACCTATGCATCCTCCCCAAAGTGCCCAAAACAGCATATCCCGCGGGCAAGTGCGGACCTCCTCTTGCATTGTGAAATCTACCCTTCATGAAACTGAAAAG GCTGTGCCAGGAATTGACAGATCACGGACCGGTTCACTGCAACTTAGCGGGTCATCTTCTTTTAATTCCCCTTTAAGAAGAACAAAGCGCAAAGCTCCACTGCCGCCATCGCCGCCACCAAATTCCTCTCAAGATGGCAATTATGAAAATGGGACTGAAAAAG CACAAGTGTCTGAAGAAGTTATTTACGAGAAGAGGGTTTCAGAGGAAGAACGCCAAGACACCACAGCTCCAGCAG CTGATATCTCTGAGCCGCCTCTGGAAGACattaaagaaaaggaagaaacTACTTTCAGTTACGAGATAGAAAGCGAGGGAGATAAAACAGAGGACGTGTCTGTGTCGTCCGTATCTACAGATGCGATGGGCGATGTGGCCGAGGAATCGTTTCATTCAGGATCTGACATGGCAAACGGCTCCAAAACCTCAGAAGAGGAAATAATGATAATCAGTGACAA GTCTTCTCCTGTCAAGGTTGATGACATTGCCGCTGGGAGTGCTACACTTGAATATGATCACAAGA GTCACATTGGGAACGGGACATCAACCCAGATGACAAAAACAGAAGATGATACCCGAGCAACTAAGATTAAAATACTTCATATTATAACTGAGCTGCAAACACTGCCTTGCGTGGAGCATAGTGAACATATGATCACTGATATTCAGGACAATGCCACAGTTTCAGTTAGTGAAACAGAAGGCACTTTGGACCACAGTAGCCCAACAAAAGCCAAAATGCAGGACTCGGCTGTTCAGACAGTCAGTTTTGACAGTGGTGTAGAAATGAATGGTATAAAGGAGTCTTCACAAACTGTAGAGCCTTCCTTAGAACATTTAACTGTGTCACACAAGGATGTGGAAATCAATGGCCAGTCACCTGTGCCACCTCAAGTTACTCATCAACATGTCGAGGTTTCTAAAAAAGAACTACAGGCCCCAGAAGTAGAGAAGACCAGCATGGAAATTCCAAGTGCTAAAGAAACCATGCACACTCAAACTGACATTGAAATGGAAAAGATGGTGGAAAGCCCTTTAAAATCTCCATCAAAAAGCCACCAGTTATATATACAGGATTCAGAGCCTAAACCTAAACCTTCCAATGAAATTACAAGGGACTACCTACCTAAAATTGGTATGACTACTTATAAAATAGTGCCACAAAAATCTTTTGATGCCGAGACTGAAAATGGAAACTACGATTCATCGGCTCAGCATGACAAATGGTTACAAAGTCCTACAGGGACTAAAAATGTGTCTCCTATCCAGGCAGCTAGGGAAGCTTTCTTCAGCGAGCTCTCTTCAGCAGTTAAAAATGGAAGTCATTCTCCTCAGCTTAAGGCAAAAGTGAATCCTATGAACTTGACATATGTAAATAACACTGTAACAAGTCCGAAGGAGCATCCTGGATTAACAAGGAGCTTGTCGTCGGCACCTGTTTTAAAATCAGAAAAATCAAATGTCCCAGAGACAAAACCAGTTTCAGTGAAAGCCCCAAGTTCTTTCTATTTGCAGATGCAAAGGAGAGCTTCAAGCCTGTATGTGACCTCCGCTGCTGCTAAAGTGCCCAAGCCTTCAAGCAGTCCTACTAATAACACATTTATTAACTTAGGAAAAGATACTTTGCCAACAACGATAAAAACATTACCTCCTAGTTTGGAGGCTGCACAGGTGACTACTAAGCAAGAAGAGAATATTTCTGATGGCAGTATGTTATGTGCTGAAAACAAGTCATTGCAGAGAAATTTAGAACCTGTAGCTGTATCGCAGATAACAAGTAAAACACCTTCTCCCAGAGAAGATATATACCTTCCTTCTTCAGGACATAATGATCTACACAGAGACAAGCCAACACTGGAAGAAATGGAGTCTGAAGTCCAAAGTCTCAGAGAGTGTTCACAGCTAACACAAAAGCCTAGACTAGATGTTCGGTTGCCTTCAATAAGTGAGGATGAACAGGCAAAGGGCTTAACGGAAGAGAGAATGGTTGAGACTGTTTCTGGAACCTTCTCGGTGGCTACAAACAGTGTCTACACATCTCTGAATATTACTGAAATGGATAACAAATTTACACACGCCAACAGAGAAAGCTTCATAGTTAATGCTGGTGAAGAGCATCTGGAAAGTCCTTCATTCAGTGCTAAGATTGAAAGTGAGAATTCTCTATCTGCTGGAGTGAAAAATTTTGAAGTGAAGACTGAGCCCTTAAATGTATCGCCAGAGGTGACCAAACACTTTGATGTTGAAGACAAAACAAGACACTATGAGGACTCCCTGACATCATCTAGTCAAACTGTGAGGTCACCAAGCTCTCCAACTGGGCCGGCTGTTACAATGAGTTTGCAAAAACTGAGGACTTTCGCCACCCCTCGACCGTTTTCAAGTTGTAATTCTTCATCTTTTGCTCCTACCAGTTCGCTAGCAATAAGACGGTCGCAGTCATTTACCTCCAGTTCAGCACCCGTGAAGCAACCTTTAAAATCTACTGGTTGGACCTCTGTTGTTTCTCCAACTGAAGCAGAATTCAGGAATGACTCCTCTTCATTCTCTGAAAATTCACAGGAGCAGTCTGAAGATCGG
- the cobll1 gene encoding cordon-bleu protein-like 1 isoform X2, whose protein sequence is MKRKLMNLLCWRRKAKGKAPLPPGEGKYSENSPSFDSSDSHHFSMDQKENIIDRDIDLTVVLPGEKTAMATVHGSKPTLDLLIFLCGQYRLNPSSHTIDLISSEGSQIKFKPNTPIGMLEVEKVVLKSKVPDDKNKKPFPAAPEQTVRVVINYRKTQKTVMRVSPQVPLHEFFLSICNKCEFDPVHTVLLKDHQSPRPLDLNKSLNDLGIRELCAVDRSKATSPSDLKPPPLQEACQNLEAKPHEDKGFFNFFRRSKKKRDQTSSAPTTPQLNKARFDAAQRINMVPKSYDSNTMPSMPSELPKKRRAPLPPMHPPQSAQNSISRGQVRTSSCIVKSTLHETEKAVPGIDRSRTGSLQLSGSSSFNSPLRRTKRKAPLPPSPPPNSSQDGNYENGTEKAQVSEEVIYEKRVSEEERQDTTAPAADISEPPLEDIKEKEETTFSYEIESEGDKTEDVSVSSVSTDAMGDVAEESFHSGSDMANGSKTSEEEIMIISDKSSPVKVDDIAAGSATLEYDHKSHIGNGTSTQMTKTEDDTRATKIKILHIITELQTLPCVEHSEHMITDIQDNATVSVSETEGTLDHSSPTKAKMQDSAVQTVSFDSGVEMNGIKESSQTVEPSLEHLTVSHKDVEINGQSPVPPQVTHQHVEVSKKELQAPEVEKTSMEIPSAKETMHTQTDIEMEKMVESPLKSPSKSHQLYIQDSEPKPKPSNEITRDYLPKIGMTTYKIVPQKSFDAETENGNYDSSAQHDKWLQSPTGTKNVSPIQAAREAFFSELSSAVKNGSHSPQLKAKVNPMNLTYVNNTVTSPKEHPGLTRSLSSAPVLKSEKSNVPETKPVSVKAPSSFYLQMQRRASSLYVTSAAAKVPKPSSSPTNNTFINLGKDTLPTTIKTLPPSLEAAQVTTKQEENISDGSMLCAENKSLQRNLEPVAVSQITSKTPSPREDIYLPSSGHNDLHRDKPTLEEMESEVQSLRECSQLTQKPRLDVRLPSISEDEQAKGLTEERMVETVSGTFSVATNSVYTSLNITEMDNKFTHANRESFIVNAGEEHLESPSFSAKIESENSLSAGVKNFEVKTEPLNVSPEVTKHFDVEDKTRHYEDSLTSSSQTVRSPSSPTGPAVTMSLQKLRTFATPRPFSSCNSSSFAPTSSLAIRRSQSFTSSSAPVKQPLKSTGWTSVVSPTEAEFRNDSSSFSENSQEQSEDRTLTPEIKYRVHSPPPVAEKKTTVSFDTSDPELIRQNLLAAIRSGEAAANLKRVPVQSNTISINGRSRLSHPVFSETQEEL, encoded by the exons ATGAAGAGGAAATTGATGAATTTATTATGTTGGCG GAGGAAAGCCAAAGGCAAGGCGCCTCTTCCTCCGGGAGAAGGAAAATACTCGGAAAATTCCCCATCCTTTGACTCTTCCGACAGCCATCATTTCAGCATGGACCAGAAGGAAAACATCATTGATCGAGACATTGATCTCACTGTAGTTCTACCTGGAGAGAAGACCGCAATGGCTACGGTTCATGGCAG caAACCAACCCTCGACCTGCTGATATTCCTGTGCGGACAGTATCGTTTAAACCCATCCTCCCACACTATAGACCTGATTTCATCAGAAGGAAGCCAGATCAAGTTCAAGCCAAACACACCTATTGGAATGCTAGAAGTGGAAAAAGTCGTTTTAAAATCAAAAGTTCCAGACGACAAAAATAAAAAGCCCTTTCCTGCCGCACCAGAG CAAACTGTTCGAGTTGTGATAAATTACAGGAAAACACAGAAGACTGTTATGAGAGTCAGCCCACAAGTTCCTCTTCATGAGTTCTTCCTCTCCATCTGCAATAAGTGTGAGTTTGATCCAGTGCACACCGTGCTGCTAAAGGACCATCAGTCCCCAAGGCCCCTGGATTTAAACAAGTCTTTAAATGATCTTGGCATAAGAGAACTGTGTGCAGTAGATCGCagcaaag CTACTTCTCCATCAGATTTGAAGCCCCCACCTTTGCAAG AAGCCTGCCAAAATTTGGAAGCCAAGCCGCATGAAGACAAAGGATTCTTCAATTTTTTTCGTAGGAGTAAAAAGAAACGAGATCAA ACATCCAGTGCtccaacaacccctcagctcaaTAAAGCAAGATTCGATGCAGCACAGCGGATAAATATGGTTCCCAAATCCTACGATTCAAACACCATGCCCTCTATGCCCTCTGAGCTGCCAAAGAAAAGAAGGGCCCCGCTGCCACCTATGCATCCTCCCCAAAGTGCCCAAAACAGCATATCCCGCGGGCAAGTGCGGACCTCCTCTTGCATTGTGAAATCTACCCTTCATGAAACTGAAAAG GCTGTGCCAGGAATTGACAGATCACGGACCGGTTCACTGCAACTTAGCGGGTCATCTTCTTTTAATTCCCCTTTAAGAAGAACAAAGCGCAAAGCTCCACTGCCGCCATCGCCGCCACCAAATTCCTCTCAAGATGGCAATTATGAAAATGGGACTGAAAAAG CACAAGTGTCTGAAGAAGTTATTTACGAGAAGAGGGTTTCAGAGGAAGAACGCCAAGACACCACAGCTCCAGCAG CTGATATCTCTGAGCCGCCTCTGGAAGACattaaagaaaaggaagaaacTACTTTCAGTTACGAGATAGAAAGCGAGGGAGATAAAACAGAGGACGTGTCTGTGTCGTCCGTATCTACAGATGCGATGGGCGATGTGGCCGAGGAATCGTTTCATTCAGGATCTGACATGGCAAACGGCTCCAAAACCTCAGAAGAGGAAATAATGATAATCAGTGACAA GTCTTCTCCTGTCAAGGTTGATGACATTGCCGCTGGGAGTGCTACACTTGAATATGATCACAAGA GTCACATTGGGAACGGGACATCAACCCAGATGACAAAAACAGAAGATGATACCCGAGCAACTAAGATTAAAATACTTCATATTATAACTGAGCTGCAAACACTGCCTTGCGTGGAGCATAGTGAACATATGATCACTGATATTCAGGACAATGCCACAGTTTCAGTTAGTGAAACAGAAGGCACTTTGGACCACAGTAGCCCAACAAAAGCCAAAATGCAGGACTCGGCTGTTCAGACAGTCAGTTTTGACAGTGGTGTAGAAATGAATGGTATAAAGGAGTCTTCACAAACTGTAGAGCCTTCCTTAGAACATTTAACTGTGTCACACAAGGATGTGGAAATCAATGGCCAGTCACCTGTGCCACCTCAAGTTACTCATCAACATGTCGAGGTTTCTAAAAAAGAACTACAGGCCCCAGAAGTAGAGAAGACCAGCATGGAAATTCCAAGTGCTAAAGAAACCATGCACACTCAAACTGACATTGAAATGGAAAAGATGGTGGAAAGCCCTTTAAAATCTCCATCAAAAAGCCACCAGTTATATATACAGGATTCAGAGCCTAAACCTAAACCTTCCAATGAAATTACAAGGGACTACCTACCTAAAATTGGTATGACTACTTATAAAATAGTGCCACAAAAATCTTTTGATGCCGAGACTGAAAATGGAAACTACGATTCATCGGCTCAGCATGACAAATGGTTACAAAGTCCTACAGGGACTAAAAATGTGTCTCCTATCCAGGCAGCTAGGGAAGCTTTCTTCAGCGAGCTCTCTTCAGCAGTTAAAAATGGAAGTCATTCTCCTCAGCTTAAGGCAAAAGTGAATCCTATGAACTTGACATATGTAAATAACACTGTAACAAGTCCGAAGGAGCATCCTGGATTAACAAGGAGCTTGTCGTCGGCACCTGTTTTAAAATCAGAAAAATCAAATGTCCCAGAGACAAAACCAGTTTCAGTGAAAGCCCCAAGTTCTTTCTATTTGCAGATGCAAAGGAGAGCTTCAAGCCTGTATGTGACCTCCGCTGCTGCTAAAGTGCCCAAGCCTTCAAGCAGTCCTACTAATAACACATTTATTAACTTAGGAAAAGATACTTTGCCAACAACGATAAAAACATTACCTCCTAGTTTGGAGGCTGCACAGGTGACTACTAAGCAAGAAGAGAATATTTCTGATGGCAGTATGTTATGTGCTGAAAACAAGTCATTGCAGAGAAATTTAGAACCTGTAGCTGTATCGCAGATAACAAGTAAAACACCTTCTCCCAGAGAAGATATATACCTTCCTTCTTCAGGACATAATGATCTACACAGAGACAAGCCAACACTGGAAGAAATGGAGTCTGAAGTCCAAAGTCTCAGAGAGTGTTCACAGCTAACACAAAAGCCTAGACTAGATGTTCGGTTGCCTTCAATAAGTGAGGATGAACAGGCAAAGGGCTTAACGGAAGAGAGAATGGTTGAGACTGTTTCTGGAACCTTCTCGGTGGCTACAAACAGTGTCTACACATCTCTGAATATTACTGAAATGGATAACAAATTTACACACGCCAACAGAGAAAGCTTCATAGTTAATGCTGGTGAAGAGCATCTGGAAAGTCCTTCATTCAGTGCTAAGATTGAAAGTGAGAATTCTCTATCTGCTGGAGTGAAAAATTTTGAAGTGAAGACTGAGCCCTTAAATGTATCGCCAGAGGTGACCAAACACTTTGATGTTGAAGACAAAACAAGACACTATGAGGACTCCCTGACATCATCTAGTCAAACTGTGAGGTCACCAAGCTCTCCAACTGGGCCGGCTGTTACAATGAGTTTGCAAAAACTGAGGACTTTCGCCACCCCTCGACCGTTTTCAAGTTGTAATTCTTCATCTTTTGCTCCTACCAGTTCGCTAGCAATAAGACGGTCGCAGTCATTTACCTCCAGTTCAGCACCCGTGAAGCAACCTTTAAAATCTACTGGTTGGACCTCTGTTGTTTCTCCAACTGAAGCAGAATTCAGGAATGACTCCTCTTCATTCTCTGAAAATTCACAGGAGCAGTCTGAAGATCGG
- the cobll1 gene encoding cordon-bleu protein-like 1 isoform X4, producing MDESGSWSETSNPEGTLAPSGRKAKGKAPLPPGEGKYSENSPSFDSSDSHHFSMDQKENIIDRDIDLTVVLPGEKTAMATVHGSKPTLDLLIFLCGQYRLNPSSHTIDLISSEGSQIKFKPNTPIGMLEVEKVVLKSKVPDDKNKKPFPAAPEQTVRVVINYRKTQKTVMRVSPQVPLHEFFLSICNKCEFDPVHTVLLKDHQSPRPLDLNKSLNDLGIRELCAVDRSKATSPSDLKPPPLQEACQNLEAKPHEDKGFFNFFRRSKKKRDQTSSAPTTPQLNKARFDAAQRINMVPKSYDSNTMPSMPSELPKKRRAPLPPMHPPQSAQNSISRGQVRTSSCIVKSTLHETEKAVPGIDRSRTGSLQLSGSSSFNSPLRRTKRKAPLPPSPPPNSSQDGNYENGTEKADISEPPLEDIKEKEETTFSYEIESEGDKTEDVSVSSVSTDAMGDVAEESFHSGSDMANGSKTSEEEIMIISDKSSPVKVDDIAAGSATLEYDHKSHIGNGTSTQMTKTEDDTRATKIKILHIITELQTLPCVEHSEHMITDIQDNATVSVSETEGTLDHSSPTKAKMQDSAVQTVSFDSGVEMNGIKESSQTVEPSLEHLTVSHKDVEINGQSPVPPQVTHQHVEVSKKELQAPEVEKTSMEIPSAKETMHTQTDIEMEKMVESPLKSPSKSHQLYIQDSEPKPKPSNEITRDYLPKIGMTTYKIVPQKSFDAETENGNYDSSAQHDKWLQSPTGTKNVSPIQAAREAFFSELSSAVKNGSHSPQLKAKVNPMNLTYVNNTVTSPKEHPGLTRSLSSAPVLKSEKSNVPETKPVSVKAPSSFYLQMQRRASSLYVTSAAAKVPKPSSSPTNNTFINLGKDTLPTTIKTLPPSLEAAQVTTKQEENISDGSMLCAENKSLQRNLEPVAVSQITSKTPSPREDIYLPSSGHNDLHRDKPTLEEMESEVQSLRECSQLTQKPRLDVRLPSISEDEQAKGLTEERMVETVSGTFSVATNSVYTSLNITEMDNKFTHANRESFIVNAGEEHLESPSFSAKIESENSLSAGVKNFEVKTEPLNVSPEVTKHFDVEDKTRHYEDSLTSSSQTVRSPSSPTGPAVTMSLQKLRTFATPRPFSSCNSSSFAPTSSLAIRRSQSFTSSSAPVKQPLKSTGWTSVVSPTEAEFRNDSSSFSENSQEQSEDRTLTPEIKYRVHSPPPVAEKKTTVSFDTSDPELIRQNLLAAIRSGEAAANLKRVPVQSNTISINGRSRLSHPVFSETQEEL from the exons GAGGAAAGCCAAAGGCAAGGCGCCTCTTCCTCCGGGAGAAGGAAAATACTCGGAAAATTCCCCATCCTTTGACTCTTCCGACAGCCATCATTTCAGCATGGACCAGAAGGAAAACATCATTGATCGAGACATTGATCTCACTGTAGTTCTACCTGGAGAGAAGACCGCAATGGCTACGGTTCATGGCAG caAACCAACCCTCGACCTGCTGATATTCCTGTGCGGACAGTATCGTTTAAACCCATCCTCCCACACTATAGACCTGATTTCATCAGAAGGAAGCCAGATCAAGTTCAAGCCAAACACACCTATTGGAATGCTAGAAGTGGAAAAAGTCGTTTTAAAATCAAAAGTTCCAGACGACAAAAATAAAAAGCCCTTTCCTGCCGCACCAGAG CAAACTGTTCGAGTTGTGATAAATTACAGGAAAACACAGAAGACTGTTATGAGAGTCAGCCCACAAGTTCCTCTTCATGAGTTCTTCCTCTCCATCTGCAATAAGTGTGAGTTTGATCCAGTGCACACCGTGCTGCTAAAGGACCATCAGTCCCCAAGGCCCCTGGATTTAAACAAGTCTTTAAATGATCTTGGCATAAGAGAACTGTGTGCAGTAGATCGCagcaaag CTACTTCTCCATCAGATTTGAAGCCCCCACCTTTGCAAG AAGCCTGCCAAAATTTGGAAGCCAAGCCGCATGAAGACAAAGGATTCTTCAATTTTTTTCGTAGGAGTAAAAAGAAACGAGATCAA ACATCCAGTGCtccaacaacccctcagctcaaTAAAGCAAGATTCGATGCAGCACAGCGGATAAATATGGTTCCCAAATCCTACGATTCAAACACCATGCCCTCTATGCCCTCTGAGCTGCCAAAGAAAAGAAGGGCCCCGCTGCCACCTATGCATCCTCCCCAAAGTGCCCAAAACAGCATATCCCGCGGGCAAGTGCGGACCTCCTCTTGCATTGTGAAATCTACCCTTCATGAAACTGAAAAG GCTGTGCCAGGAATTGACAGATCACGGACCGGTTCACTGCAACTTAGCGGGTCATCTTCTTTTAATTCCCCTTTAAGAAGAACAAAGCGCAAAGCTCCACTGCCGCCATCGCCGCCACCAAATTCCTCTCAAGATGGCAATTATGAAAATGGGACTGAAAAAG CTGATATCTCTGAGCCGCCTCTGGAAGACattaaagaaaaggaagaaacTACTTTCAGTTACGAGATAGAAAGCGAGGGAGATAAAACAGAGGACGTGTCTGTGTCGTCCGTATCTACAGATGCGATGGGCGATGTGGCCGAGGAATCGTTTCATTCAGGATCTGACATGGCAAACGGCTCCAAAACCTCAGAAGAGGAAATAATGATAATCAGTGACAA GTCTTCTCCTGTCAAGGTTGATGACATTGCCGCTGGGAGTGCTACACTTGAATATGATCACAAGA GTCACATTGGGAACGGGACATCAACCCAGATGACAAAAACAGAAGATGATACCCGAGCAACTAAGATTAAAATACTTCATATTATAACTGAGCTGCAAACACTGCCTTGCGTGGAGCATAGTGAACATATGATCACTGATATTCAGGACAATGCCACAGTTTCAGTTAGTGAAACAGAAGGCACTTTGGACCACAGTAGCCCAACAAAAGCCAAAATGCAGGACTCGGCTGTTCAGACAGTCAGTTTTGACAGTGGTGTAGAAATGAATGGTATAAAGGAGTCTTCACAAACTGTAGAGCCTTCCTTAGAACATTTAACTGTGTCACACAAGGATGTGGAAATCAATGGCCAGTCACCTGTGCCACCTCAAGTTACTCATCAACATGTCGAGGTTTCTAAAAAAGAACTACAGGCCCCAGAAGTAGAGAAGACCAGCATGGAAATTCCAAGTGCTAAAGAAACCATGCACACTCAAACTGACATTGAAATGGAAAAGATGGTGGAAAGCCCTTTAAAATCTCCATCAAAAAGCCACCAGTTATATATACAGGATTCAGAGCCTAAACCTAAACCTTCCAATGAAATTACAAGGGACTACCTACCTAAAATTGGTATGACTACTTATAAAATAGTGCCACAAAAATCTTTTGATGCCGAGACTGAAAATGGAAACTACGATTCATCGGCTCAGCATGACAAATGGTTACAAAGTCCTACAGGGACTAAAAATGTGTCTCCTATCCAGGCAGCTAGGGAAGCTTTCTTCAGCGAGCTCTCTTCAGCAGTTAAAAATGGAAGTCATTCTCCTCAGCTTAAGGCAAAAGTGAATCCTATGAACTTGACATATGTAAATAACACTGTAACAAGTCCGAAGGAGCATCCTGGATTAACAAGGAGCTTGTCGTCGGCACCTGTTTTAAAATCAGAAAAATCAAATGTCCCAGAGACAAAACCAGTTTCAGTGAAAGCCCCAAGTTCTTTCTATTTGCAGATGCAAAGGAGAGCTTCAAGCCTGTATGTGACCTCCGCTGCTGCTAAAGTGCCCAAGCCTTCAAGCAGTCCTACTAATAACACATTTATTAACTTAGGAAAAGATACTTTGCCAACAACGATAAAAACATTACCTCCTAGTTTGGAGGCTGCACAGGTGACTACTAAGCAAGAAGAGAATATTTCTGATGGCAGTATGTTATGTGCTGAAAACAAGTCATTGCAGAGAAATTTAGAACCTGTAGCTGTATCGCAGATAACAAGTAAAACACCTTCTCCCAGAGAAGATATATACCTTCCTTCTTCAGGACATAATGATCTACACAGAGACAAGCCAACACTGGAAGAAATGGAGTCTGAAGTCCAAAGTCTCAGAGAGTGTTCACAGCTAACACAAAAGCCTAGACTAGATGTTCGGTTGCCTTCAATAAGTGAGGATGAACAGGCAAAGGGCTTAACGGAAGAGAGAATGGTTGAGACTGTTTCTGGAACCTTCTCGGTGGCTACAAACAGTGTCTACACATCTCTGAATATTACTGAAATGGATAACAAATTTACACACGCCAACAGAGAAAGCTTCATAGTTAATGCTGGTGAAGAGCATCTGGAAAGTCCTTCATTCAGTGCTAAGATTGAAAGTGAGAATTCTCTATCTGCTGGAGTGAAAAATTTTGAAGTGAAGACTGAGCCCTTAAATGTATCGCCAGAGGTGACCAAACACTTTGATGTTGAAGACAAAACAAGACACTATGAGGACTCCCTGACATCATCTAGTCAAACTGTGAGGTCACCAAGCTCTCCAACTGGGCCGGCTGTTACAATGAGTTTGCAAAAACTGAGGACTTTCGCCACCCCTCGACCGTTTTCAAGTTGTAATTCTTCATCTTTTGCTCCTACCAGTTCGCTAGCAATAAGACGGTCGCAGTCATTTACCTCCAGTTCAGCACCCGTGAAGCAACCTTTAAAATCTACTGGTTGGACCTCTGTTGTTTCTCCAACTGAAGCAGAATTCAGGAATGACTCCTCTTCATTCTCTGAAAATTCACAGGAGCAGTCTGAAGATCGG